The following proteins are encoded in a genomic region of Micrococcales bacterium:
- a CDS encoding DUF3073 domain-containing protein, with product MGRGRQKAKQTKVARRLKYYTPDTDYRALERELSGSVGDKDEEQYSELAQRYGAEDEPWDPETKEA from the coding sequence ATGGGGCGCGGCCGTCAGAAGGCGAAGCAGACTAAGGTCGCTCGCCGGCTCAAGTACTACACTCCGGACACCGACTACCGAGCCTTGGAGCGCGAACTATCAGGGTCGGTGGGCGACAAAGACGAAGAGCAATACTCTGAACTGGCCCAACGCTACGGCGCAGAAGACGAACCGTGGGATCCGGAAACCAAAGAAGCCTGA
- a CDS encoding endonuclease domain-containing protein, whose translation MTRTFTPLFGTPDGIDVGGVLDTGSMTTGQVDNDCQTTMDTTNQTVEHLLSGVFTRRQLRQAGWSRCQVAYQAKHGSWQPVAGKAWCLSQTRINHAAAAKAAVLTWADGVIWGPSALQLWIPDAPVPKQDNLTVAITIYRRAQVGLRPHHTRLLPEEITGLGGIRVQELQSAIVDTLRDLPLEQAKELFAWLLTRGHIIRHAFVKVASRRKGWRGALRLNYFKDEVLSNAASIPELDCHDILRQSLAMPTGWSPNKLVRALSGEAFCVDVLVEELGKIVEIDGAAYHQPGLGGKDERRDRLLREAGFDVLRLTAIEVMYNKPATIEKLVEFLYPAAKPAHLADLDSIQLPKPRWWHRHTHHKPKSQPRRRRSQR comes from the coding sequence GTGACCAGGACTTTTACCCCTCTATTTGGCACGCCGGATGGGATCGATGTCGGTGGTGTGTTGGACACTGGATCAATGACAACGGGGCAAGTGGACAACGACTGTCAAACCACGATGGACACAACCAATCAGACTGTGGAACACCTGCTGTCTGGGGTCTTCACGCGTCGGCAGTTACGCCAGGCCGGATGGTCGCGATGCCAGGTGGCCTACCAGGCCAAACACGGCTCTTGGCAACCGGTCGCGGGCAAGGCTTGGTGCCTAAGCCAGACCCGAATCAACCACGCCGCAGCGGCCAAAGCTGCCGTCTTGACCTGGGCCGATGGCGTGATCTGGGGGCCGTCTGCCCTCCAGCTGTGGATCCCGGACGCGCCTGTACCCAAACAAGACAATTTGACGGTGGCCATAACTATCTACCGCCGTGCTCAGGTTGGGCTGCGCCCTCACCACACCAGGCTGCTTCCCGAGGAAATCACCGGGCTAGGCGGCATTAGGGTCCAAGAGCTCCAGTCCGCCATAGTTGACACACTGCGCGACCTGCCGCTCGAACAAGCCAAGGAGTTGTTTGCCTGGCTTCTGACCCGCGGGCACATAATCCGGCATGCGTTCGTGAAGGTAGCGTCGAGGCGCAAGGGTTGGCGCGGGGCTCTGAGGCTGAACTATTTCAAGGACGAGGTGCTATCAAACGCGGCTTCAATCCCGGAACTGGACTGCCACGACATCCTGCGCCAATCGCTGGCAATGCCAACCGGATGGAGTCCCAACAAGCTGGTCAGGGCGCTCAGTGGTGAGGCTTTCTGCGTTGACGTGCTGGTCGAGGAGTTGGGCAAGATAGTCGAGATAGACGGAGCGGCCTACCATCAACCTGGCCTCGGCGGCAAGGACGAGCGACGTGATCGTCTGCTTCGAGAAGCTGGCTTTGACGTGCTGCGTTTGACCGCAATCGAGGTGATGTACAACAAGCCGGCCACGATCGAAAAGCTGGTCGAGTTCCTCTACCCAGCTGCCAAACCAGCCCACTTGGCGGACCTAGACAGCATTCAGCTGCCAAAACCGCGCTGGTGGCATCGCCACACACACCACAAGCCCAAGAGTCAGCCCAGACGCCGCCGGTCCCAGCGATAA